One genomic region from Fictibacillus marinisediminis encodes:
- a CDS encoding glycosyltransferase family 2 protein, producing the protein MSSPFRQTAREILQSDKIEIVNHPSRRLAKWFGRKKKITVVTAAYNVETFIQKTVDSVIHQTMDFDDIEYIIVDDCSTDKTKEILHQYVSKHKNICVVSLKENTGTPGTPRNIGIELATGTYITFLDGDDWLEPDGLETLVNILEETGDDYAVGKTIKVTSDSETVIGEHESVKERRSITPYEIPRMFYHMGPRARAVKLDLLKEHDIGFPDMKFGEDKQFFCDVFFHADTISTTTKPVFYVNRTDENPGSLTKVTSVLDKRRCDLKVIQHIKAQNLPVEKERAALTRLYEIDMFKTFDSQVFVKSDQKEAFVDVLREAMAMAKDLRYDIRETFQVPLYRAAADLFLEDRIDDFISLFTWLKREKNKKYVIKEGLPYFELPFLKDKYQHIRIPMLARAIDSYTENEEYVQTFEIYGDYLANVNTVLIRDRKNYINEIQADFKISGNKGEFRIPYEKLNELKTAFFTVFIRYNDYELINIKRILKNEINYKDRKFDFYSTKANNIGLKITE; encoded by the coding sequence ATGTCTTCACCTTTTCGGCAAACAGCCAGAGAAATACTTCAGAGTGATAAAATCGAAATCGTGAATCACCCTTCGAGGAGGCTGGCCAAATGGTTTGGCCGCAAAAAGAAAATTACCGTCGTTACAGCGGCTTACAATGTAGAGACGTTTATTCAGAAGACTGTTGATTCAGTCATTCATCAAACCATGGACTTCGATGACATTGAATATATTATCGTGGACGACTGCTCCACGGATAAGACGAAGGAAATTCTTCATCAGTATGTGTCTAAGCATAAAAACATATGTGTGGTTTCCTTAAAAGAAAACACAGGAACACCTGGAACACCGCGTAACATAGGGATTGAGCTCGCAACGGGAACGTACATCACGTTTTTAGACGGCGACGATTGGCTTGAGCCAGACGGGCTGGAGACGCTCGTGAACATCCTCGAGGAAACCGGTGATGATTATGCGGTCGGGAAAACGATCAAAGTCACTTCGGATTCTGAGACTGTGATCGGCGAGCATGAGTCGGTAAAAGAGAGGCGCAGCATCACACCGTACGAGATTCCCCGCATGTTTTACCATATGGGACCACGGGCGAGGGCGGTAAAGCTGGATCTTCTCAAAGAGCATGATATCGGCTTCCCGGATATGAAGTTTGGGGAGGACAAGCAGTTTTTCTGTGATGTTTTTTTCCATGCAGATACGATTTCTACGACAACAAAGCCGGTGTTTTACGTCAACCGGACCGACGAAAATCCTGGTTCACTCACAAAGGTCACTTCTGTGCTGGATAAACGGCGCTGCGATCTGAAGGTCATACAGCATATTAAAGCGCAGAATCTACCTGTTGAAAAAGAGAGAGCAGCGTTAACACGTCTGTACGAAATCGATATGTTCAAGACCTTTGACAGCCAGGTGTTTGTAAAATCGGATCAAAAAGAGGCGTTTGTTGACGTGCTCCGCGAGGCAATGGCAATGGCCAAAGACCTCCGCTATGACATCAGGGAGACTTTCCAGGTTCCGTTATACCGAGCGGCGGCTGATCTTTTTCTGGAGGACCGGATCGATGATTTCATCAGCCTGTTCACGTGGCTGAAAAGAGAAAAGAACAAAAAATACGTGATCAAAGAAGGGCTTCCGTATTTTGAGCTTCCCTTTTTAAAAGACAAGTATCAGCACATTCGGATCCCGATGCTTGCACGGGCTATCGATTCCTATACCGAAAACGAAGAGTATGTGCAGACCTTCGAAATTTACGGCGATTACCTTGCCAATGTAAACACGGTGTTGATCAGGGACAGAAAAAACTATATTAATGAAATTCAAGCGGATTTCAAGATCAGCGGCAATAAAGGAGAATTCCGTATCCCATATGAAAAACTGAACGAATTGAAGACAGCATTCTTTACGGTTTTCATCCGCTATAACGATTATGAACTGATCAATATCAAACGCATCTTAAAAAATGAGATCAACTACAAAGATCGCAAATTTGATTTTTACTCCACAAAAGCAAATAACATCGGACTGAAAATAACGGAATAA
- the wecB gene encoding non-hydrolyzing UDP-N-acetylglucosamine 2-epimerase, whose translation MKKKIKVMTIFGTRPEAVKMAPLVMELKKYKEEIEPVVTVTAQHRQMLDSVLDTFNITPDYDLNIMQDRQTLSQITTKALTGLEEILINVKPDLVLVHGDTTTTFVASLAAYYQQIAVGHVEAGLRTHNKLSPFPEELNRQLTGVIADLHFSPTPAAARNLLDENKQGDSIFVTGNTAIDALATTIQDVYTHEVLEKVGDDRLILVTAHRRENLGEPMRNIFRAIKRMVEDFSDVQVVYPVHLNPAVQELANEILGDDPRIHLIEPLGVIDFHNFASRAHLILTDSGGVQEEAPSLGVPVLVLRNNTERPEGIGAGTLRLAGTEEENIYTITKELLTNSQAYEEMAKASNPYGDGQASRRIVEAILYHFGLRTERPDSFHA comes from the coding sequence ATGAAGAAGAAAATTAAAGTAATGACGATTTTCGGCACTCGTCCTGAAGCCGTTAAAATGGCGCCGCTCGTGATGGAGCTGAAAAAGTACAAGGAAGAGATCGAGCCTGTTGTGACGGTAACGGCTCAGCATAGACAGATGCTTGATTCGGTGCTCGATACGTTTAACATCACACCCGACTACGATCTTAATATCATGCAGGACCGGCAGACGCTAAGCCAGATTACAACGAAGGCGCTTACCGGACTGGAAGAGATCCTCATAAATGTCAAACCGGACCTTGTTTTGGTCCATGGAGATACAACGACGACGTTTGTGGCGAGCTTGGCCGCTTATTATCAGCAGATCGCGGTCGGCCATGTTGAGGCAGGATTGCGGACGCATAACAAGCTCTCGCCGTTTCCTGAGGAACTGAACCGCCAGCTTACCGGTGTGATCGCTGACCTCCATTTTTCACCGACGCCGGCTGCTGCCCGTAACCTGCTTGATGAAAATAAACAGGGAGACAGCATCTTCGTAACAGGAAATACTGCGATTGATGCGTTAGCCACGACCATTCAGGACGTTTACACGCATGAAGTGCTTGAAAAGGTGGGAGATGACCGCCTCATTCTTGTCACAGCTCACCGCAGGGAAAACCTCGGTGAACCTATGCGAAATATTTTCCGCGCCATTAAAAGAATGGTGGAAGACTTCTCGGATGTGCAGGTCGTCTATCCTGTTCACTTGAACCCGGCCGTTCAAGAGCTGGCTAATGAAATTTTAGGTGACGATCCAAGGATTCACTTGATTGAACCGCTCGGCGTCATCGATTTTCATAACTTCGCATCACGTGCCCATTTGATTTTGACAGACAGCGGCGGTGTGCAGGAAGAAGCGCCGTCACTCGGTGTTCCGGTGCTCGTGCTCCGCAACAACACGGAACGTCCGGAAGGAATCGGAGCAGGCACGTTAAGGCTTGCAGGAACAGAAGAAGAAAATATCTATACGATCACAAAAGAATTGTTAACCAACAGCCAGGCCTATGAGGAAATGGCGAAAGCGTCCAATCCGTACGGAGATGGACAGGCATCACGGCGGATCGTCGAGGCTATACTCTACCATTTCGGTTTACGTACCGAGCGGCCGGATTCCTTTCATGCTTAA
- a CDS encoding SpoIID/LytB domain-containing protein, protein MKKKKFQSLLVLSMAVSIAFPSAEAAAADSPALKMGSKGTSVKQLQLDLKKETTLKKAQKAAYPSGFSRDLKKGMNGNDVGKLQSYLIKLGQTLKADQKFGTQTYNAVVSFQKKNKLNATGTADLKTLNAIVKANTTASAAKPPSPAVPVPYPEGFKRTLKSGLQGPDVRLLQAYLTKAGYRVGVDEVFGKNTFEALRKFQQSIKYKDNGIAGPKTLTRLVLKATVSPAYKGYSFSGKGWGHAVGMTQWGALGMAQKGFGYHDILKYYYTGVDFKKIDTSKQNIRVCLSKEKASVDLNGTGSYSIQDMQGNVLFEPAAQTPTNVTVEDGEFLLTNGDEMAYIDQPFKVVSVKGKYLSHKKMNYNGVLEVSFSDNKKKRINVINRLNVETYLQGVVPSEVSSKWHPEAIKAQTLAARTYALKHLSPAGKWDVYDTVDSQVYKGVGQEAANVNAIINGETKGEVITYKGALINAYFSASAGGYTVGSGFVWSTDLPYLVGKPDPYDQSKYAKNWWTYELSFEEISKRAASFNIGEVIDIKIVEKKYTRPTKVRITGFNGTIEVSGSAFRKLMNGDAMKSAIYSADLVKNVPVEKESYPKG, encoded by the coding sequence ATGAAGAAAAAGAAGTTTCAAAGTTTACTGGTTTTATCCATGGCCGTTTCCATTGCCTTTCCGTCTGCCGAGGCAGCTGCAGCGGATTCGCCTGCTTTAAAAATGGGGAGCAAGGGCACAAGTGTGAAACAGCTCCAACTGGACCTGAAGAAAGAAACCACCCTCAAAAAAGCACAAAAAGCTGCCTATCCATCAGGCTTCAGCAGGGATCTAAAAAAGGGGATGAACGGAAATGATGTCGGCAAGCTCCAGTCCTATCTGATTAAGCTAGGACAAACCCTTAAGGCGGACCAGAAATTCGGAACTCAGACCTATAATGCAGTGGTCAGCTTTCAGAAAAAGAATAAGCTGAACGCTACTGGAACAGCAGATCTCAAAACATTAAATGCCATCGTAAAGGCAAATACCACGGCATCAGCTGCAAAGCCCCCGTCTCCAGCTGTACCGGTGCCTTACCCTGAAGGCTTTAAGCGGACACTAAAATCTGGCCTCCAGGGACCTGATGTCCGGCTGCTTCAGGCTTACCTGACGAAAGCGGGATACAGGGTAGGTGTTGACGAAGTGTTTGGGAAAAATACCTTTGAAGCCCTTCGCAAATTCCAGCAGTCCATCAAGTATAAAGACAACGGGATTGCCGGACCGAAAACGCTGACGAGGCTCGTGCTGAAAGCCACTGTTTCGCCTGCCTACAAAGGCTATTCTTTCTCCGGAAAAGGGTGGGGCCACGCCGTTGGAATGACGCAATGGGGAGCACTCGGCATGGCGCAAAAAGGCTTCGGTTATCATGATATCCTGAAGTATTATTACACCGGGGTTGATTTTAAAAAAATCGACACGTCGAAACAGAATATTCGTGTCTGCCTCTCAAAAGAAAAAGCATCGGTTGACTTGAACGGAACAGGGAGCTATTCCATCCAGGACATGCAGGGCAATGTATTGTTTGAACCGGCTGCTCAAACTCCAACGAACGTTACCGTGGAAGACGGGGAGTTTCTACTTACCAACGGGGACGAAATGGCCTATATTGATCAGCCGTTTAAAGTGGTTTCTGTAAAAGGAAAATATTTGTCTCATAAAAAAATGAATTACAATGGTGTGCTGGAAGTGTCGTTTTCCGACAATAAAAAGAAACGAATCAATGTCATCAACCGCTTAAACGTGGAAACATATCTGCAGGGAGTGGTGCCATCAGAGGTCAGTTCCAAATGGCATCCTGAAGCCATCAAGGCCCAAACACTCGCTGCTAGAACCTATGCATTAAAGCACCTCAGTCCAGCAGGCAAATGGGACGTTTACGACACCGTCGATTCACAGGTTTATAAAGGTGTGGGCCAGGAAGCAGCCAACGTCAATGCCATCATCAATGGTGAGACAAAAGGCGAGGTGATCACCTACAAAGGTGCCTTGATCAATGCTTACTTTTCTGCCTCAGCCGGCGGGTACACGGTAGGTTCTGGATTCGTCTGGAGTACGGATCTTCCTTATTTAGTCGGTAAGCCAGATCCATATGATCAGTCGAAATACGCGAAAAACTGGTGGACGTACGAACTAAGTTTTGAAGAGATCAGCAAAAGGGCTGCTTCGTTCAATATTGGCGAGGTAATCGATATCAAGATCGTGGAAAAAAAGTACACCCGGCCTACGAAGGTAAGGATCACAGGGTTTAATGGAACAATTGAAGTATCAGGTTCTGCGTTCCGAAAACTAATGAACGGGGACGCCATGAAATCGGCCATTTATTCAGCAGATCTCGTTAAAAATGTACCAGTAGAAAAAGAGAGTTATCCAAAAGGATAA
- a CDS encoding peptidoglycan-binding domain-containing protein, with amino-acid sequence MEILTKTAVKLFQKKHRLNETGILDASTRFLLASKLLELHKKLTAQPALSQNAVYAEPAGQISIPAPFTLQKGKNNRYGEG; translated from the coding sequence CTGGAGATCCTTACAAAAACCGCTGTGAAGTTATTTCAAAAGAAACACAGACTCAATGAAACAGGAATACTGGATGCCAGCACCCGATTTTTGCTGGCAAGCAAGTTACTGGAGCTGCACAAAAAGCTAACAGCCCAGCCAGCTTTATCGCAGAATGCCGTGTATGCTGAGCCTGCAGGACAGATCAGCATTCCGGCTCCTTTTACACTTCAAAAAGGAAAGAATAATAGATATGGCGAGGGATAG